From Trichomycterus rosablanca isolate fTriRos1 chromosome 18, fTriRos1.hap1, whole genome shotgun sequence, the proteins below share one genomic window:
- the smyd4 gene encoding SET and MYND domain-containing protein 4: protein MDLPCQKWIKHVKQRWTELGSAGGESFTLLTDIDELFHTAQSQVQEEDLKVLASISEKYQVKKSSEDAAKCREQGNISFKIKDYISAALYYTRGVCYAIKNSEQISLCYANRSAALFHLGFYDECLVDIQRALDEGYPSQLQRKLLDRRSQCLNQLEKQKHLKTLSAKCETQETKKSKDGNSCLSSTVCVHFSPENGRHLLVAGSKSAGEVIFQDEAFSLVLIPDNGQSDEVNAFGTELRHCHHCLCETLSSVPCQGCSYAQYCGQKCEKEAWRQYHCWECPIGSELKSLGLFAHLSLRVTLKAGIKDVQRARERCSNSANYVPEVHCARSDVCNSKTDSIPDKCSESFAHSGCFNEKSYLDIYNLLPYVNKHSPSLRFLLAFTMAALCQRLELARPATCELQKGSCCWGHERKILGPTALRHMMQLRCNAQAVTTIKVKESSSPSLAVQSSKEIRIATAVFPILSLLNHSCCPNTSISFSLGFSSMGKSGPVSFASGVTVSIRASQDIAAGQELLHCYGPHCKRMDVKERQRQLMEQYFFQCHCQACKQQLGDETRALPLILSGLKCEKCGSSLQSRVDVHVCSQSSCHHHISNAELEDKIQILKHHMTSALQLMKNHKYDQAIRVLQDASTKASSILMKTHPLQGEIADATARAYASLGNWRQAASHLKQSVIAVGCQYGEDSLELGRQLFKLAQLHFNGGDIQSACSVIPKAQRLLSLHLDPCCEELQELQAMEACLNSTST, encoded by the exons ATGGATCTGCCCTGTCAGAAGTGGATTAAACATGTGAAGCAGAGGTGGACCGAACTGGGATCAGCAGGAGGAGAGAGCTTCACTCTGCTGACTGATATCGATGAGCTGTTCCACACTGCACAGTCGCAAGTGCA AGAAGAGGATCTTAAAGTTTTGGCCAGTATTTCGGAGAAGTACCAGGTAAAGAAATCCTCTGAAGATGCAGCCAAATGCAGGGAGCAAGGCAATATCAGCTTCAAAATAAAGGACTACATTTCTGCTGCACTGTATTACACCAGG GGTGTGTGTTATGCCATAAAGAATTCAGAACAGATATCTTTATGCTATGCCAATCGTTCAGCTGCCCTGTTCCACCTTGGTTTCTATGAT GAATGCCTGGTGGACATCCAGCGGGCTTTGGATGAAGGTTATCCAAGCCAACTCCAGCGCAAACTGTTAGACAGGCGGTCACAGTGCTTAAATCAACTTGAAAAGCAAAAGCACTTAAAAACACTATCTGCTAAGTGTGAAACACAAGAGACTAAAAAGTCAAAGGATGGCAATAGCTGTCTCTCATCTACAGTGTGTGTTCACTTTTCTCCTGAAAATGGTAGACACCTATTGGTCGCTGGGAGCAAGTCAGCAGGAGAGGTCATTTTTCAGGATGAGGCCTTTAGCTTGGTTCTCATACCTGACAATGGACAGAGTGACGAAGTCAATGCATTCGGAACAGAACTTAGACACTGCCATCACTGTCTGTGTGAGACTTTAAGCTCTGTGCCATGTCAGGGCTGTAGCTATGCCCAATACTGTGGACAGAAGTGTGAAAAGGAGGCATGGAGGCAGTATCACTGTTGGGAGTGCCCAATTGGCTCTGAGCTGAAGTCTCTGGGCTTGTTTGCACACTTATCCTTGCGAGTTACCCTAAAAGCTGGAATTAAAGACGTCCAGAGGGCAAGAGAAAGGTGTTCTAACTCAGCTAATTATGTACCAGAGGTACATTGTGCCAGAAGTGATGTGTGCAATAGCAAAACTGACTCCATACCTGACAAATGTTCTGAGTCTTTTGCTCATTCAGGTTGTTTTAATGAAAAATCATATTTGGATATTTATAACCTGTTACCATATGTGAATAAACATTCTCCCAGCTTGCGGTTCCTGTTAGCTTTTACCATGGCAGCACTGTGTCAGAGACTGGAATTGGCACGGCCAGCAACCTGTGAGTTGCAAAAAGGGAGTTGTTGCTGGGGACACGAGAGGAAGATTTTGGGACCTACAGCTCTAAGACATATGATGCAGCTTCGATGTAATGCTCAGGCTGTGACAACAATTAAAGTAAAAG AGTCCAGCAGTCCCAGCCTAGCAGTCCAGTCCAGTAAGGAAATTCGCATTGCCACTGCAGTGTTCCCCATTCTGAGTCTGCTCAACCACTCTTGCTGCCCTAACACAAGCATCTCCTTTAGTCTGGGCTTTAGTTCCATGGGAAAAAGTGGACCAGTTTCTTTTGCTTCAGGTGTTACAGTTTCTATCCGAGCGAGCCAAGACATTGCTGCGGGACAGGAGCTGTTGCACTGCTATG GCCCTCACTGTAAGAGGATGGATGTTAAAGAGCGCCAGCGCCAGCTGATGGAGCAGTACTTTTTTCAGTGCCACTGCCAGGCTTGTAAGCAGCAGCTTGGTGATGAAACTAGAGCACTACCCTTAATCTTGAGTGGGCTCAAGTGTGAAAAATGTGGAAGCTCCCTTCAG AGCAGAGTTGATGTGCATGTATGTTCACAATCATCCTGTCATCATCACATCTCGAATGCAGAACTGGAGGATAAAATTCAGATCTTAAAGCATCACATGACCAGTGCTTTACAGCTCATGAAGAACCATAAATATG ATCAGGCTATAAGGGTGTTACAGGATGCGTCCACTAAGGCAAGCAGCATTTTAATGAAAACTCACCCTCTGCAGGGGGAAATAGCTGATGCAACAGCACGTGCCTATGCCAGCTTGG GAAACTGGAGGCAGGCTGCCTCACATTTAAAGCAAAGTGTTATTGCTGTAGGTTGCCAGTATGGAGAGGACAGTTTGGAGCTGGGTAGGCAGCTCTTTAAATTGGCTCAGCTACACTTCAATGG